The following proteins come from a genomic window of Cyanobacterium sp. T60_A2020_053:
- a CDS encoding phycobilisome linker polypeptide — translation MRMFKVTACVPSQSRIRTQRELQNTYFTKLVPYDNWFKEQQRIQKMGGSIVKVQLVTGKPGANTGLL, via the coding sequence ATGAGAATGTTTAAAGTAACGGCTTGTGTCCCAAGTCAAAGCAGAATTAGAACTCAAAGAGAATTACAAAATACTTATTTTACTAAGTTAGTTCCCTATGATAACTGGTTCAAAGAACAACAAAGAATCCAAAAAATGGGCGGCTCTATTGTCAAAGTACAATTAGTTACTGGGAAGCCGGGTGCTAATACAGGTTTACTATAA
- the apcB gene encoding allophycocyanin subunit beta: MQDAITAVINSSDVQGKYLDANALGKLKGYFQSGQLRVRAASVISANAATIVKEAVAKSLLYSDVTRPGGNMYTTRRYAACIRDLDYYLRYSTYAMLAGDASILDERVLNGLKETYNSLGVPISSTVQAIQAMKEVTASLVGADAGKEMGVYFDYICSGLS; encoded by the coding sequence ATGCAAGACGCAATTACTGCAGTAATCAACTCCTCCGACGTACAAGGTAAATACCTTGACGCTAACGCTTTAGGCAAATTAAAAGGCTATTTCCAAAGTGGTCAACTCCGTGTTCGTGCTGCTAGTGTTATCAGTGCTAACGCTGCTACCATCGTTAAAGAAGCTGTAGCTAAATCCTTATTATACTCCGATGTAACTCGCCCCGGTGGTAATATGTACACCACCCGTCGTTATGCGGCTTGTATTCGTGACTTAGACTACTACCTCCGTTATTCCACCTACGCTATGTTAGCTGGTGACGCTTCCATCTTAGATGAGCGTGTATTAAACGGTTTAAAAGAAACCTACAATTCTTTAGGTGTACCCATTAGCTCCACTGTTCAAGCTATTCAAGCGATGAAAGAAGTAACCGCTAGTTTGGTGGGCGCTGATGCTGGTAAAGAAATGGGTGTTTACTTCGATTATATCTGTTCTGGTTTAAGCTAA